The following proteins come from a genomic window of Sesamum indicum cultivar Zhongzhi No. 13 linkage group LG10, S_indicum_v1.0, whole genome shotgun sequence:
- the LOC105172261 gene encoding G2/mitotic-specific cyclin-1-like, protein MASRVVQQQNRGEVVPGAIKQNNVGAERKNRRALGDIGNVVTVRGVEGKQLPQVSRPVTRSFCAQLLANAQAAAAENNKAANANGAIVVDGALPEKRAAVRKPAQKKAAATTKPKPEEIIEISPVTTEVAEKDKPLKEKAGEKSLKKKAPTLTSTLTARSKAAFGLSNKPKVQIVDIDAADVNNDLAVVEYVDEIYKFYKSVENDGRVHDYMDSQPEINEKMRAILIDWLIQVHHKFELNPETLYLTVNVVDRYLAAKTTSRRELQLVGLGAMLIASKYEEIWAPEVNELVSISDRTYTNEQVLAMEKRILAALEWYLTVPTPYIFLARFIKASQTDSDVENMVYFLAELGMMNYATLIYCPSMIAASAVYAARCTLNKAPIWNETLKLHTGFSEPQLMDCAKLLVSFHSMAADQKLRGIYRKYSSSERGAVALLPPAKSLLALPH, encoded by the coding sequence ATGGCTTCGAGAGTTGTTCAGCAGCAGAACAGAGGAGAGGTAGTCCCAGGGGCTATTAAGCAGAACAATGTGGGAGCAGAAAGGAAGAATCGTCGTGCACTAGGTGACATAGGAAATGTGGTTACCGTTCGTGGGGTCGAGGGGAAGCAGCTTCCTCAAGTTTCTCGACCGGTTACGAGGAGTTTTTGTGCTCAGTTACTGGCTAATGCACAGGCTGCAGCAGCTGAAAACAACAAGGCTGCAAATGCCAATGGAGCCATTGTGGTGGATGGAGCTCTGCCGGAAAAGAGAGCTGCCGTGCGGAAGCCAGCTCAGAAAAAAGCTGCAGCAACCACCAAACCTAAGCCAGAGGAGATAATTGAAATTAGTCCCGTTACTACAGAAGTTGCAGAGAAGGATAAGCCTCTCAAGGAGAAGGCCGGAGAGAAGTCGTTGAAGAAGAAAGCTCCAACTCTTACTTCAACTCTCACTGCTAGAAGCAAGGCTGCATTCGGGCTAAGCAATAAACCAAAGGTGCAAATAGTCGACATAGATGCTGCTGACGTGAATAATGACTTGGCTGTTGTTGAATATGTTGATGAGATCTACAAGTTCTACAAGTCAGTTGAGAATGACGGCCGTGTTCACGATTATATGGATTCACAACCTGAGATAAATGAGAAAATGAGAGCAATTCTGATTGATTGGTTGATTCAAGTTCACCACAAATTCGAGCTCAATCCCGAGACCCTTTACCTCACCGTCAACGTTGTTGATCGGTATCTTGCAGCCAAGACTACATCAAGAAGGGAGCTGCAGTTGGTGGGGTTGGGAGCAATGCTTATAGCTTCCAAGTATGAAGAAATTTGGGCCCCTGAGGTGAATGAGTTAGTGTCCATCTCAGACCGAACATACACTAACGAGCAGGTCTTGGCTATGGAGAAGCGGATATTGGCCGCTTTGGAATGGTACTTAACGGTCCCGACTCCATACATTTTCCTTGCCCGCTTCATCAAAGCATCTCAAACTGACTCTGATGTGGAGAACATGGTATATTTTCTTGCTGAGCTTGGAATGATGAATTATGCCACACTTATTTACTGTCCATCAATGATTGCCGCCTCGGCAGTCTATGCAGCTCGGTGCACGTTAAATAAGGCCCCCATCTGGAATGAAACGCTTAAGTTGCACACTGGTTTCTCAGAACCACAGCTTATGGATTGCGCTAAGCTGCTGGTCAGCTTCCACTCCATGGCAGCAGATCAGAAGCTGAGAGGGATTTACAGAAAATACTCAAGTTCGGAGCGAGGTGCTGTCGCACTTCTACCACCAGCCAAGTCTCTTTTGGCTCTGCCTCATTGA
- the LOC105172260 gene encoding aspartic proteinase-like protein 2 isoform X1, producing MMAWAFTVAILFSVAAAAAASLSIPLHPDSGTFGSTVGSNGTTMFLPLFFNNHNHHSHKDGFYPRRHLQNRSTPNARMPLHDDLLLNGYYTTRLWIGTPPQGFALIVDTGSTVTYVPCSTCEQCGKHQDPKFQPELSTTYQPVKCNIECACDNNREQCIYERQYAEMSSSSGVLGEDIVSFGNQSDLKPQRAVFGCETMETGDLYSQHADGIMGLGRGDLSIVDQLVNKGVISDSFSLCYGGMDVGGGAMVLGGISPPADMVFARSDPVRSPYYNIELRELHVAGKKLALDPKVFDGKHGTVLDSGTTYAYLPELAFGAFKEAVFKELQSLKRIQGPDPNYNDICFSGAGSDSSQLSQAFPSVEMVFNDGQKLLLSPENYLFRHSKVRGAYCLGIFQNGKDPTTLLGGIIVRNTLVTYDREHEKIGFWKTNCSELWERLHLPTASPPLPSGTGQMNSTMNRAPTLAPTLPPTLAPIQPLPPKAPGKIKIGLITFYMLLTVKYPELKPHISELTQFIAKELDVNASQVQLVNFTPRENDTLIKWAIFPAESAGYISNATALNIISRLSENGIHLPDSYGTYKVFEWKIEPPSERSWWQQHYLVIVIPFIIIMVAAVLAFGAWFIWHRQQAVLSYKPVDSVVAEQELQPLQN from the exons ATGATGGCTTGGGCATTTACAG TTGCCATCCTCTTTTCTGttgccgccgccgccgccgcatCTCTCTCGATTCCGTTGCATCCAGATTCAGGGACTTTTGGTAGTACCGTTGGTAGTAATGGTACTACCATGTTTCTGCCTCTGTTTTTCAACAACCACAACCACCACAGCCACAAGGACGGCTTTTATCCTCGCCGCCATCTCCAGAACCGCAGCACGCCAAACGCTCGGATGCCCCTCCACGACGATCTCCTTCTTAATGG GTATTATACAACTCGTCTGTGGATCGGGACACCCCCGCAGGGATTTGCTCTTATAGTTGATACCGGCAGTACTGTTACTTATGTTCCTTGCTCGACTTGCGAACAGTGTGGCAAGCATCAG GATCCAAAGTTTCAACCAGAACTGTCAACCACCTACCAACCTGTGAAGTGCAACATTGAGTGTGCTTGTGATAACAACAGAGAGCAATGTATTTATGAAAGGCAATATGCTGAAATGAGTTCTAGTAGTGGGGTATTGGGTGAGGACATTGTGTCCTTTGGCAACCAAAGTGACCTGAAACCACAACGAGCTGTTTTTGGTTGTGAGACGATGGAAACAGGTGATCTTTACAGTCAGCACGCCGATGGGATAATGGGCCTGGGTCGTGGAGATCTTAGTATTGTGGATCAACTTGTTAATAAAGGTGTAATTAGTGATTCATTTTCCTTGTGCTACGGTGGAATGGATGTGGGCGGTGGTGCCATGGTTCTTGGAGGGATTTCACCGCCAGCTGATATGGTTTTTGCTCGTTCTGACCCTGTGCGCAG TCCATATTACAATATTGAGCTGAGGGAGTTACATGTTGCTGGGAAGAAGCTGGCGCTCGATCCCAAGGTGTTCGATGGTAAACATGGAACTGTTCTGGATAGCGGCACCACTTATGCTTACCTTCCTGAACTGGCATTTGGAGCATTCAAGGAAGCT GTTTTCAAGGAACTCCAGTCGCTCAAAAGAATACAAGGTCCTGACCCTAACTACAATGATATTTGCTTCTCAGGTGCTGGAAG TGACAGCTCACAACTCTCTCAAGCCTTTCCATCAGTTGAAATGGTATTTAATGATGGGCAGAAGCTATTGTTGTCCCCTGAAAATTACTTGTTCAGA CACTCGAAGGTACGTGGTGCATACTGCCTTGGGATTTTCCAGAATGGGAAGGATCCAACCACTCTTCTGGGTG GTATTATTGTTCGGAATACTCTTGTAACATATGACCGTGAACATGAAAAAATTGGTTTCTGGAAAACCAATTGTTCTGAGTTGTGGGAGAGACTTCACCTACCAACTGCTAGTCCACCACTGCCTTCAGGCACAGGTCAGATGAACTCAACCATGAATAGAGCTCCTACCTTGGCACCTACCCTGCCACCTACCCTGGCTCCTATTCAGCCTCTGCCACCCAAAGCTCCAG GGAAGATAAAAATAGGTCTCATAACATTCTATATGCTGTTGACTGTCAAGTACCCAGAGTTGAAGCCTCACATATCAGAACTTACTCAATTCATTGCAAAGGAGTTAGATGTTAATGCTTCACAG GTTCAATTGGTGAATTTCACTCCTAGAGAGAATGATACCCTCATAAAATGGGCCATCTTCCCAGCAGAGTCTGCTGGTTATATTTCTAATGCTACTGCTCtg AACATTATATCCAGGCTGAGTGAAAATGGTATACATCTACCTGATAGCTATGGAACTTACAAAGTGTTCGAGTGGAAGATCGAGCCACCATCTGAACG GTCATGGTGGCAGCAACATTACTTGGTCATAGTTATCccttttatcattataatgGTAGCTGCAGTATTGGCTTTTGGGGCATGGTTTATTTGGCACAGGCAGCAAGCGGTGCTCTCGTACAAGCCGGTTGATTCTGTTGTAGCCGAGCAAGAACTCCAGCCTCTACAGAACTAA
- the LOC105172260 gene encoding aspartic proteinase-like protein 2 isoform X2: MMAWAFTVAILFSVAAAAAASLSIPLHPDSGTFGSTVGSNGTTMFLPLFFNNHNHHSHKDGFYPRRHLQNRSTPNARMPLHDDLLLNGYYTTRLWIGTPPQGFALIVDTGSTVTYVPCSTCEQCGKHQDPKFQPELSTTYQPVKCNIECACDNNREQCIYERQYAEMSSSSGVLGEDIVSFGNQSDLKPQRAVFGCETMETGDLYSQHADGIMGLGRGDLSIVDQLVNKGVISDSFSLCYGGMDVGGGAMVLGGISPPADMVFARSDPVRSPYYNIELRELHVAGKKLALDPKVFDGKHGTVLDSGTTYAYLPELAFGAFKEAVFKELQSLKRIQGPDPNYNDICFSGAGSSQLSQAFPSVEMVFNDGQKLLLSPENYLFRHSKVRGAYCLGIFQNGKDPTTLLGGIIVRNTLVTYDREHEKIGFWKTNCSELWERLHLPTASPPLPSGTGQMNSTMNRAPTLAPTLPPTLAPIQPLPPKAPGKIKIGLITFYMLLTVKYPELKPHISELTQFIAKELDVNASQVQLVNFTPRENDTLIKWAIFPAESAGYISNATALNIISRLSENGIHLPDSYGTYKVFEWKIEPPSERSWWQQHYLVIVIPFIIIMVAAVLAFGAWFIWHRQQAVLSYKPVDSVVAEQELQPLQN; this comes from the exons ATGATGGCTTGGGCATTTACAGTTGCCATCCTCTTTTCTGttgccgccgccgccgccgcatCTCTCTCGATTCCGTTGCATCCAGATTCAGGGACTTTTGGTAGTACCGTTGGTAGTAATGGTACTACCATGTTTCTGCCTCTGTTTTTCAACAACCACAACCACCACAGCCACAAGGACGGCTTTTATCCTCGCCGCCATCTCCAGAACCGCAGCACGCCAAACGCTCGGATGCCCCTCCACGACGATCTCCTTCTTAATGG GTATTATACAACTCGTCTGTGGATCGGGACACCCCCGCAGGGATTTGCTCTTATAGTTGATACCGGCAGTACTGTTACTTATGTTCCTTGCTCGACTTGCGAACAGTGTGGCAAGCATCAG GATCCAAAGTTTCAACCAGAACTGTCAACCACCTACCAACCTGTGAAGTGCAACATTGAGTGTGCTTGTGATAACAACAGAGAGCAATGTATTTATGAAAGGCAATATGCTGAAATGAGTTCTAGTAGTGGGGTATTGGGTGAGGACATTGTGTCCTTTGGCAACCAAAGTGACCTGAAACCACAACGAGCTGTTTTTGGTTGTGAGACGATGGAAACAGGTGATCTTTACAGTCAGCACGCCGATGGGATAATGGGCCTGGGTCGTGGAGATCTTAGTATTGTGGATCAACTTGTTAATAAAGGTGTAATTAGTGATTCATTTTCCTTGTGCTACGGTGGAATGGATGTGGGCGGTGGTGCCATGGTTCTTGGAGGGATTTCACCGCCAGCTGATATGGTTTTTGCTCGTTCTGACCCTGTGCGCAG TCCATATTACAATATTGAGCTGAGGGAGTTACATGTTGCTGGGAAGAAGCTGGCGCTCGATCCCAAGGTGTTCGATGGTAAACATGGAACTGTTCTGGATAGCGGCACCACTTATGCTTACCTTCCTGAACTGGCATTTGGAGCATTCAAGGAAGCT GTTTTCAAGGAACTCCAGTCGCTCAAAAGAATACAAGGTCCTGACCCTAACTACAATGATATTTGCTTCTCAGGTGCTGGAAG CTCACAACTCTCTCAAGCCTTTCCATCAGTTGAAATGGTATTTAATGATGGGCAGAAGCTATTGTTGTCCCCTGAAAATTACTTGTTCAGA CACTCGAAGGTACGTGGTGCATACTGCCTTGGGATTTTCCAGAATGGGAAGGATCCAACCACTCTTCTGGGTG GTATTATTGTTCGGAATACTCTTGTAACATATGACCGTGAACATGAAAAAATTGGTTTCTGGAAAACCAATTGTTCTGAGTTGTGGGAGAGACTTCACCTACCAACTGCTAGTCCACCACTGCCTTCAGGCACAGGTCAGATGAACTCAACCATGAATAGAGCTCCTACCTTGGCACCTACCCTGCCACCTACCCTGGCTCCTATTCAGCCTCTGCCACCCAAAGCTCCAG GGAAGATAAAAATAGGTCTCATAACATTCTATATGCTGTTGACTGTCAAGTACCCAGAGTTGAAGCCTCACATATCAGAACTTACTCAATTCATTGCAAAGGAGTTAGATGTTAATGCTTCACAG GTTCAATTGGTGAATTTCACTCCTAGAGAGAATGATACCCTCATAAAATGGGCCATCTTCCCAGCAGAGTCTGCTGGTTATATTTCTAATGCTACTGCTCtg AACATTATATCCAGGCTGAGTGAAAATGGTATACATCTACCTGATAGCTATGGAACTTACAAAGTGTTCGAGTGGAAGATCGAGCCACCATCTGAACG GTCATGGTGGCAGCAACATTACTTGGTCATAGTTATCccttttatcattataatgGTAGCTGCAGTATTGGCTTTTGGGGCATGGTTTATTTGGCACAGGCAGCAAGCGGTGCTCTCGTACAAGCCGGTTGATTCTGTTGTAGCCGAGCAAGAACTCCAGCCTCTACAGAACTAA